Proteins from a single region of Chryseobacterium sp. W4I1:
- a CDS encoding M1 family aminopeptidase: MRKFYLLMLGFLISQQFYSQTPDENIEMKGLIAKEMNAFTKKMITYNINPNTLNYNLQYQRMDVTLDPAVYHISGSVTSHFKPNQNMASIYFDLSDLLVVSQVQYHGTDLTFQQLPTKEIKIDFPASIAANTLDSLTIHYSGAPLAGNAFSTSLQSGVPILCTLSEPYGAQEWFPTKQSMNDKMERFDFKITTPSQYNVAANGKLMSETLLPGSQKLTFWRTAYPTAAYLIAVAITNFIKLNDTMGSPPFPFVNYIYPSTNADPVSMANIEWTKDVMNTFETYFGPYPFRNEKYGHMQFKFGGGMEHQTMTSVGSWSKGLIAHELAHQWFGDKVTCGTWNDIWLNEGFATFGAILANEKLLMTHTEFKDFMLSEINNITSASDGSTYVPDAELSNVSRIFNNRLTYAKGAYILRMIKWILGDTVFYQALKDYHARPNLAYNYTRTSDFNVSLLQSTGKDFTGFFNDWLYGEGYPSYVTKWKQTGNQILFKVSQTQSHPSVSFFEMLLPIKVNGTGGETAYFVLNHTSDNQYFLENVSFPVASVEFNYEYQILEKNSTVLQDNTLSVSSVDKEDFALYPNPAQNELYLKGMNKSAAYSIHAADGKLVRRGVYQPGRTIGISELVPGTYIFTVNNQKIKFIKY; encoded by the coding sequence ATGAGAAAATTTTATCTTTTAATGCTGGGCTTTCTGATCTCCCAGCAATTTTACAGTCAGACACCGGATGAAAATATTGAAATGAAGGGGCTCATTGCAAAAGAAATGAATGCTTTTACGAAAAAAATGATCACCTATAATATCAATCCCAATACCCTGAACTATAATCTGCAGTATCAGAGAATGGATGTTACTCTGGATCCTGCGGTCTATCATATTTCAGGTTCGGTGACTTCCCATTTTAAGCCCAATCAAAATATGGCAAGCATTTATTTTGATCTTTCTGATCTTCTGGTTGTTTCCCAGGTTCAGTATCATGGCACTGATCTCACATTCCAGCAGCTTCCTACAAAAGAGATTAAAATAGATTTTCCTGCTTCAATTGCTGCCAATACGCTGGATTCATTAACGATCCATTATTCAGGTGCTCCGTTAGCAGGAAATGCTTTTTCTACCTCACTTCAAAGTGGAGTTCCTATTCTTTGTACATTAAGTGAACCTTATGGTGCGCAGGAATGGTTCCCTACAAAACAAAGTATGAATGATAAGATGGAAAGATTTGATTTTAAAATAACCACCCCTTCACAATATAATGTAGCGGCCAATGGAAAGCTGATGTCTGAAACCCTGCTTCCCGGCAGTCAGAAACTAACCTTCTGGCGGACGGCTTATCCCACTGCCGCTTATCTGATTGCAGTTGCTATTACCAATTTTATAAAACTCAATGATACCATGGGAAGCCCGCCATTTCCCTTTGTGAATTATATATATCCATCGACTAACGCTGACCCGGTAAGCATGGCTAATATAGAATGGACTAAAGATGTGATGAATACTTTCGAGACCTATTTTGGTCCTTATCCATTCCGTAATGAAAAATATGGCCACATGCAGTTTAAATTCGGGGGAGGGATGGAGCACCAGACGATGACATCCGTGGGAAGCTGGAGTAAAGGTCTTATTGCCCACGAACTTGCCCATCAGTGGTTCGGAGATAAAGTGACGTGCGGGACATGGAATGATATCTGGCTGAATGAAGGTTTTGCTACTTTTGGGGCTATTCTGGCCAATGAGAAATTGCTCATGACCCATACTGAATTCAAAGATTTTATGTTGAGCGAGATCAATAATATTACTTCTGCTTCCGATGGTTCTACCTACGTTCCGGATGCTGAACTTTCCAATGTAAGCAGGATCTTCAACAACAGGCTTACATATGCTAAAGGTGCTTATATTTTGAGAATGATCAAGTGGATTCTTGGGGATACTGTCTTCTATCAGGCATTAAAAGATTATCATGCAAGACCTAATTTAGCTTATAATTACACAAGAACTTCAGATTTTAATGTGTCGCTGCTGCAATCCACAGGAAAAGACTTTACAGGATTTTTCAATGACTGGCTGTACGGTGAAGGTTATCCTTCCTATGTTACAAAATGGAAACAGACCGGAAATCAGATCCTTTTTAAAGTTTCCCAGACCCAGAGTCATCCTTCTGTAAGCTTTTTTGAAATGCTGCTGCCCATCAAAGTGAACGGAACCGGAGGCGAAACTGCTTATTTTGTCTTGAATCACACTTCTGATAATCAATATTTTCTTGAAAATGTTTCATTTCCTGTGGCTAGTGTTGAATTCAATTATGAGTACCAGATTCTCGAGAAAAACTCTACGGTTCTTCAGGATAATACATTAAGCGTATCTTCTGTGGATAAGGAAGATTTTGCATTATATCCAAATCCTGCCCAAAACGAGTTGTATCTGAAAGGAATGAATAAATCTGCAGCGTATTCAATTCATGCTGCAGATGGAAAGCTGGTAAGAAGAGGTGTATATCAGCCGGGAAGAACTATCGGAATCTCTGAACTGGTTCCCGGGACCTATATTTTTACCGTTAATAATCAAAAAATAAAGTTTATTAAATATTAA